Proteins from a genomic interval of Streptococcus oralis:
- a CDS encoding dihydroorotate dehydrogenase electron transfer subunit, translating to MNPTCKKRMGAIRMESMKVVAQEEIAPAIFELVLEGEMVEAMRAGQFLHLRVPDDAHLLRRPISISSIDKAKKQCHLIYRIEGAGTAIFSTLSQGDTLDVMGPQGNGFDLSDLGNQSQVLLVGGGIGVPPLLEVAKELHARGVKVVTVLGFANKDAVILETELAQYGQVFVTTDDGSYSIKGNVSVVINDLDSQFDAVYSCGAPGMMKYINQTFYDHPRAYLSLESRMACGMGACYACVLKVPDSETVSQRVCEDGPVFRTGTVVL from the coding sequence ATGAATCCCACATGTAAGAAGCGTATGGGTGCGATTCGTATGGAAAGCATGAAGGTGGTCGCACAGGAGGAAATCGCGCCAGCAATCTTTGAATTAGTCCTAGAAGGAGAAATGGTTGAAGCCATGCGAGCAGGTCAATTTCTCCATCTGCGTGTGCCTGATGATGCCCATCTCTTGCGTCGTCCTATTTCAATTTCATCTATTGACAAGGCTAAGAAGCAGTGTCATCTCATTTATCGGATTGAGGGAGCTGGAACCGCTATTTTTTCAACATTAAGTCAGGGAGATACTCTTGATGTGATGGGACCTCAGGGGAATGGTTTTGACTTGTCTGATTTAGGCAATCAGAGTCAAGTTCTCCTCGTTGGTGGTGGGATTGGTGTTCCGCCCTTGCTCGAAGTAGCCAAGGAATTACATGCGCGTGGGGTGAAAGTAGTGACAGTCCTCGGTTTTGCCAACAAGGATGCTGTTATTCTCGAAACCGAATTGGCCCAATATGGTCAGGTATTTGTAACGACAGATGATGGTTCTTATAGCATCAAGGGAAATGTTTCTGTTGTTATCAATGATTTAGACAGTCAATTTGATGCTGTTTACTCATGTGGGGCTCCGGGAATGATGAAGTACATCAATCAAACCTTTTATGATCATCCAAGAGCCTATCTATCTTTAGAATCTCGTATGGCTTGTGGTATGGGAGCTTGCTATGCCTGCGTTCTAAAAGTGCCAGATAGTGAGACCGTCAGCCAACGCGTCTGTGAAGATGGCCCTGTTTTTCGCACAGGAACAGTTGTATTATAA
- the gloA gene encoding lactoylglutathione lyase, translating into MASKMLHTCLRVENLEKSIAFYQDAFGFKELRRRDFPDHAFTIVYLGLDGDDYELELTYNYDHGPYVVGDGFAHIALSTPDLEALHQEHSAKGYEVTESKGLPGTPPNYYFVKDPDGYKVEVIREK; encoded by the coding sequence ATGGCTTCAAAAATGCTACACACTTGCTTGCGAGTAGAAAACCTTGAAAAATCAATTGCATTCTATCAAGATGCTTTCGGTTTTAAAGAATTGCGTCGCAGAGATTTTCCGGACCATGCCTTCACGATTGTCTATCTAGGACTTGACGGTGATGACTACGAGTTGGAATTGACCTATAACTATGACCACGGCCCTTATGTGGTTGGAGATGGCTTTGCCCATATCGCCCTCAGTACACCTGACCTTGAGGCCCTACATCAAGAACATAGTGCGAAAGGCTATGAGGTTACAGAGTCAAAAGGCCTACCTGGAACCCCACCAAACTATTACTTTGTCAAGGATCCTGATGGCTACAAGGTCGAAGTCATTCGTGAAAAATAA